Proteins encoded within one genomic window of Synechococcus sp. PCC 7335:
- a CDS encoding pitrilysin family protein: MVSHTSSEITSPTIRRLANGLTIIAEHMPIDAVNLSVWLNIGSKVESDAINGMAHFLEHMIFKGTPRLGFGEFERLIEERGAHTNAATSQDYTHYYITTAPPDFATLAPLQIELLLNASLQDDHFDKERPVILEEIRRAEDSPQRRAFYRSMQMSFDTLPYRRPVLGPTSVVEDLSAEQMRAFHHTWYQPQNMTAVAVGNLPVEELIRIVEEGFDQALARSDRNYASDEMKSQVPASHPELPFPKICRMEYIDESLQQARLVMDWRVPGMQSLEETYPLDVVASILGQGRMARLIHDLREQRQLVNSISASNMTFCNQGIFSISARTSVEKLAVAEAAIIEHLQRLHDEPVTAAELRRVQIQVANRFIFGNETPSDRAGLYGYYQSITGDINHAIDYPQCIRDVSVEAVQAAVQRYLPTHAYGVVSFKPV, from the coding sequence ATGGTGAGTCATACCTCAAGTGAGATCACTTCTCCGACTATTCGCCGTCTGGCTAACGGGTTGACCATAATTGCCGAGCACATGCCAATCGATGCCGTCAATCTTAGCGTTTGGCTCAACATCGGCTCTAAGGTGGAATCTGATGCTATCAACGGTATGGCACATTTCCTAGAACACATGATTTTCAAGGGAACGCCGCGCCTTGGCTTTGGCGAATTTGAACGGCTAATCGAAGAGCGAGGCGCGCATACGAATGCCGCGACTAGTCAGGACTATACGCACTATTACATCACGACTGCCCCCCCAGATTTTGCGACGCTAGCCCCCTTGCAGATAGAGCTGCTGCTGAACGCTAGCTTACAAGATGATCATTTTGATAAAGAACGTCCCGTCATTCTAGAAGAAATTCGTAGGGCAGAAGATAGCCCCCAAAGGCGCGCGTTCTATCGCTCTATGCAAATGAGCTTTGATACGCTGCCGTATCGTCGTCCGGTGCTAGGTCCTACTAGCGTGGTTGAAGATCTAAGCGCTGAGCAGATGAGAGCTTTTCACCACACCTGGTATCAACCACAGAATATGACGGCGGTGGCAGTGGGCAATTTGCCAGTAGAAGAGCTGATTCGAATTGTTGAAGAGGGATTTGATCAGGCGCTGGCTCGTAGCGATCGCAACTATGCTAGCGATGAAATGAAGTCTCAAGTACCCGCGTCTCATCCTGAACTGCCCTTTCCCAAAATTTGCCGAATGGAGTATATCGATGAGTCTTTGCAACAGGCTCGGCTGGTGATGGATTGGCGGGTACCCGGGATGCAATCTCTAGAAGAAACGTATCCTCTAGATGTGGTTGCTTCTATTTTGGGCCAGGGCCGAATGGCTAGATTGATCCATGACCTTAGAGAACAGCGCCAGCTCGTCAATAGTATTTCGGCAAGCAATATGACTTTTTGCAACCAGGGCATCTTTTCAATTTCGGCGCGGACGTCAGTCGAAAAGTTGGCTGTAGCCGAAGCAGCAATTATCGAGCATCTACAAAGGCTACACGATGAACCAGTTACTGCCGCCGAACTGCGCCGAGTGCAGATACAGGTGGCTAATCGATTTATCTTTGGTAACGAAACGCCGAGCGATCGCGCTGGTCTCTATGGCTATTATCAATCGATCACAGGCGATATTAACCATGCGATTGACTATCCGCAGTGCATCCGCGATGTCAGTGTTGAAGCCGTTCAAGCGGCTGTACAGCGCTATTTACCGACCCATGCCTATGGTGTGGTCAGCTTCAAGCCTGTCTAG